A single genomic interval of Terriglobus albidus harbors:
- the ruvA gene encoding Holliday junction branch migration protein RuvA, whose translation MIAHLRGTLLAKHPNQVIVEAAGVGYDVTISIETFTHLPEEGREVKLHIHTHVREDAISLFGFVERDEKKLFEKLITVSGIGPKLAVTVLSGLPSQRLVTAIRAQDHATLTRVPGIGKKTAERVVLELKDKLEEFALPTSQASALPAGAATEDVLSALTNLGYQKPAAEKAMEAALKKEPNIADDFEQLFRATLAAIR comes from the coding sequence ATGATTGCTCACCTTCGCGGAACACTCCTCGCCAAACATCCCAACCAGGTCATCGTCGAGGCCGCGGGTGTGGGCTACGACGTGACTATCTCGATTGAGACCTTCACCCATCTTCCTGAAGAGGGCCGCGAGGTGAAGCTGCACATCCATACCCACGTGCGCGAGGATGCCATCTCCCTCTTCGGCTTTGTCGAACGCGATGAAAAGAAGCTCTTCGAGAAGTTGATCACCGTCAGCGGCATCGGCCCCAAGCTGGCCGTTACTGTCCTTTCCGGCCTTCCCTCGCAGCGTCTTGTCACTGCCATTCGCGCGCAGGACCACGCCACACTGACCAGGGTTCCCGGCATCGGCAAAAAGACTGCCGAACGCGTCGTGCTGGAACTAAAGGACAAGCTGGAAGAGTTCGCCTTGCCCACATCGCAGGCCTCCGCCCTGCCCGCAGGTGCAGCAACCGAAGACGTGCTCTCCGCCCTCACCAACCTCGGCTACCAGAAACCGGCAGCCGAAAAGGCCATGGAAGCCGCACTGAAGAAAGAACCGAACATCGCCGACGACTTCGAACAACTCTTCCGCGCCACCCTCGCCGCCATCCGCTAA
- a CDS encoding ABC transporter permease has translation MRWWQIRKRNDDLERELLCDLELEEEEQRERGVPPEEAARAARRALGNVALIRERTHEAWGLAPIERFWQDLLYALRSVLRAPLLFSVAVLALGLGIGLNAGVFTLLNSIFLQPPTFKDPRSFVQIYPRYTGWSTREDQYSSFTTEDYDAIRSRSRVFEDVAAWQASSVVLEEANKPNAAQTVTCNYFRIFGVDRPLIGRFFVSEDCSRGFAAQVAVLTEATWATDFGSDPHIIGKTMHLNGSAFQVIGVVSSDAANFLPGGIFVPYTMEPLLDRGRDLFNSADVPWLGVAGRLRPGFSRADARAELSTIMSQQDRAYVKRHNSTFNRKTNLALTNGSFIENPAVRDRVVAMMALILGPLTLILLLACCNVTMLFLSRTVTRRGEIATRLALGASRGQLARMLLAESLLTAIIGGALSILLVYRVPLLVMNAIGARQSRFVLLIHPDWRVFGYLAVLVVAATIISSLMPIRAAWKLDLLTALKGRESAATVRSKTTSGLIVVQVAFGFVLVCVAVLFGRLPSLVTGTDAGFDTHHTMAVPLAVDTSAANHAGALTFYSTLESRIVAIPGVQSVAYASLGPFRPVPPQEIRLPGQTVGQGKPVSVDDISSNFFSTFGIPLLRGRSFNSADPTSPDSDSVAIVSQAFAKEFWPAGDPLGQSIVTPNNRRLIVVGIAADTKSESFGVTDGPRLYTLRDASALGGNLYVHFYGDPKPIENAIRDTVKALDRTQIIAPETIWESLEANAVQMTSLAGIILFMASVGLLMAVVGVYGVLSFAVNHRSREFGIKMVLGASRQTIFRSVTLQAIRNTIVGLLCGAAIAQPAMSTLARFLSGPFPLRGLITFALGVSAALLMAVSLVATWLPALRATRSDPMQALRAE, from the coding sequence ATGCGATGGTGGCAGATCAGGAAACGGAATGACGACCTGGAGCGTGAGCTGCTCTGTGACCTGGAACTCGAAGAAGAAGAGCAAAGGGAACGCGGAGTGCCACCAGAGGAAGCGGCCAGGGCTGCCCGCCGTGCTTTAGGCAACGTCGCGCTGATTCGCGAACGGACGCATGAAGCCTGGGGCTTAGCGCCCATCGAACGCTTCTGGCAGGATCTTCTCTATGCTCTTCGCTCGGTGCTGCGGGCGCCGCTGCTTTTCTCTGTCGCCGTCCTTGCCTTGGGCCTTGGCATCGGGCTCAACGCGGGGGTCTTCACGCTGTTGAACTCGATCTTTCTGCAGCCGCCGACCTTCAAAGACCCGCGCAGCTTTGTTCAGATTTATCCGCGCTACACGGGATGGTCTACGCGCGAGGATCAGTATTCCTCGTTTACGACCGAAGATTATGACGCCATTCGCAGCCGTTCGAGGGTGTTTGAGGACGTTGCCGCATGGCAGGCTTCTTCTGTAGTGCTCGAAGAAGCGAACAAGCCAAATGCAGCACAGACAGTTACCTGCAACTACTTCCGCATCTTCGGTGTCGATCGCCCGCTCATCGGGCGATTTTTCGTCTCCGAAGATTGCAGCCGTGGCTTTGCTGCGCAGGTGGCAGTGCTTACCGAAGCGACCTGGGCGACCGACTTCGGCAGCGACCCGCACATCATCGGAAAGACAATGCACCTGAATGGGTCAGCCTTCCAGGTTATCGGCGTCGTTTCCTCGGATGCGGCTAACTTCCTGCCTGGCGGTATTTTCGTCCCCTACACGATGGAGCCGCTGCTTGATCGGGGCAGAGATCTGTTCAACAGCGCTGACGTACCGTGGCTCGGCGTGGCAGGCCGGTTGCGCCCAGGGTTCTCGCGAGCGGATGCGCGGGCCGAGCTGTCGACCATCATGAGCCAGCAGGATCGTGCCTATGTGAAGCGCCATAACTCCACCTTTAATCGCAAAACGAATCTCGCCCTGACGAACGGATCGTTTATAGAAAATCCGGCCGTTCGCGATCGTGTGGTTGCGATGATGGCGTTGATTCTGGGGCCGCTTACACTCATCCTGCTGCTGGCATGCTGCAACGTGACCATGCTCTTTCTTTCGCGCACGGTCACACGCCGCGGTGAGATCGCAACGCGTCTGGCGCTCGGAGCCAGCCGGGGACAACTCGCCCGTATGTTGCTGGCGGAGAGCCTGCTTACGGCTATCATCGGCGGGGCTCTCAGCATCCTGCTCGTTTACCGGGTGCCGCTGCTGGTCATGAATGCCATCGGCGCCAGGCAGTCCAGATTCGTCCTGCTCATTCATCCCGACTGGCGCGTGTTCGGTTATCTTGCCGTTCTCGTCGTAGCGGCAACCATCATCTCTTCGCTCATGCCGATTCGCGCCGCATGGAAGCTGGACCTGCTGACTGCATTGAAGGGACGGGAGAGCGCTGCCACCGTGCGTTCGAAAACCACGAGTGGACTGATCGTCGTACAGGTCGCCTTTGGATTTGTGCTTGTGTGCGTGGCGGTGCTGTTCGGTCGTCTGCCCAGCCTGGTCACCGGCACGGACGCAGGCTTCGATACCCACCACACGATGGCCGTGCCACTCGCAGTGGATACATCTGCCGCGAATCATGCCGGCGCGCTCACTTTTTACAGCACGCTCGAATCGCGAATCGTTGCTATCCCCGGCGTGCAATCGGTGGCCTATGCCAGTCTTGGACCCTTCCGCCCGGTTCCTCCGCAGGAGATTCGCCTTCCCGGTCAGACTGTAGGACAGGGCAAACCCGTCTCGGTCGACGATATCTCGAGCAACTTCTTTTCAACCTTCGGCATTCCTCTGTTGAGAGGCCGTTCCTTCAACTCCGCCGATCCAACCTCGCCCGATTCAGATTCGGTCGCAATTGTCTCTCAGGCCTTCGCAAAGGAGTTCTGGCCGGCGGGCGATCCCCTGGGCCAGTCGATCGTTACCCCCAATAACCGCCGCCTCATTGTCGTTGGAATTGCAGCGGATACAAAGTCCGAGAGCTTCGGTGTTACTGATGGCCCAAGACTTTATACGCTCCGCGATGCTTCCGCATTGGGCGGCAACCTGTATGTGCATTTTTACGGTGACCCGAAGCCTATTGAGAACGCGATAAGAGATACGGTGAAGGCTCTCGATCGCACACAGATCATTGCCCCGGAGACTATCTGGGAATCCCTCGAAGCCAACGCTGTGCAGATGACTTCGCTGGCCGGGATCATTCTCTTCATGGCTTCCGTGGGGTTACTCATGGCGGTCGTGGGCGTCTACGGAGTTCTTTCGTTTGCCGTCAACCATCGCTCCCGTGAGTTCGGAATCAAAATGGTGCTCGGTGCAAGTCGCCAGACGATCTTCCGCTCAGTAACGCTCCAGGCTATTCGCAATACCATCGTCGGGCTTCTCTGCGGAGCCGCAATCGCACAACCCGCGATGAGCACACTCGCCCGATTTTTGTCGGGGCCCTTTCCTCTACGTGGTCTCATCACGTTCGCCTTAGGAGTATCTGCGGCTCTGCTTATGGCGGTCTCGCTGGTGGCTACCTGGCTGCCGGCATTGCGCGCCACGCGATCTGATCCAATGCAGGCATTGCGTGCTGAATGA
- a CDS encoding IS110 family transposase, whose protein sequence is MKKVSKAQWLKEMGSDRPALTVGLDLGDRYSHYCLLNAAKEVMEEGRIQSTEAAFRRHFEGEERQRIALECGTHSPWVSRLLKSLGHQVIVANARKIAAISSSESKNDRNDAEQLARFAASDPKLLAPLLHRSMERQQDLNLIQARATLVRARTMLVNALRGLVKSAGGRLPACSTESFPVRVRASIPSVLTTVAVPLLEQIATLNRQIDSMEEQIEKLGTRYPEIGVLRTVPGVGPVVAATYVLTLDRPNIASNRSAGAWLGLRPGQSQSGDSDPELGISKTGNRYLRSLLVQSAQYILGRFGPDSALRRWGLKLASSGGKRAKKRAIVAVARKLAVLLHSMWRSGQSFQHFPQPAMATVA, encoded by the coding sequence ATGAAGAAGGTTAGCAAAGCGCAGTGGTTAAAGGAAATGGGGAGTGACAGGCCAGCGCTGACGGTAGGGCTTGATTTAGGGGACCGTTACAGCCACTACTGTCTGTTGAACGCAGCGAAGGAAGTGATGGAGGAAGGTCGTATCCAGAGTACGGAGGCGGCGTTCCGACGTCATTTCGAGGGCGAGGAGCGGCAGCGAATAGCACTGGAGTGCGGCACGCACTCTCCGTGGGTAAGCCGTTTGCTCAAGTCTTTAGGTCATCAGGTGATCGTGGCCAATGCGCGCAAGATCGCGGCGATCAGCTCGAGTGAATCGAAGAACGATCGCAACGATGCCGAGCAGCTGGCTCGCTTCGCGGCGTCTGATCCTAAGTTGCTGGCGCCGCTGCTTCACCGCAGCATGGAGCGGCAGCAGGACCTGAACCTGATCCAGGCGCGGGCTACGCTAGTACGTGCGCGGACGATGCTGGTCAACGCGTTGCGTGGCCTGGTCAAAAGCGCCGGTGGCCGTCTGCCGGCCTGTTCCACCGAGTCGTTTCCTGTGCGGGTGCGGGCATCGATTCCGTCTGTGCTGACGACGGTAGCGGTTCCGTTGTTGGAGCAGATCGCGACGTTGAACCGTCAGATCGACAGTATGGAAGAACAGATCGAAAAGCTGGGTACCAGGTATCCGGAGATCGGTGTGCTGCGTACGGTTCCAGGCGTGGGTCCTGTGGTGGCGGCCACGTATGTACTCACGCTGGACCGGCCCAATATAGCAAGCAACCGTTCCGCAGGTGCGTGGCTCGGTCTGCGACCCGGACAAAGTCAGTCGGGGGACTCGGATCCGGAGTTAGGCATCTCCAAGACCGGCAACCGATATTTACGAAGTCTGCTGGTGCAGTCGGCGCAATACATCCTGGGTCGCTTCGGTCCTGACTCAGCCTTGCGTCGCTGGGGCCTCAAGCTGGCATCCAGTGGAGGCAAGAGAGCAAAAAAGCGAGCTATCGTGGCGGTGGCCCGTAAACTGGCGGTCCTGTTGCACAGCATGTGGCGCAGCGGACAGAGCTTCCAACACTTCCCTCAACCTGCAATGGCCACCGTAGCCTGA
- a CDS encoding PadR family transcriptional regulator — MTSTKDQVKQRSAVLQGTLDMLILRTLLYGPAHGHQIGKHIQRTTNDFLQMQHGSLYPALHRLEKRGWVTSKWETAPDRNREFKYYRLTEKGRKQLLVEESQWKQMMEAVARVMWPTGEES; from the coding sequence ATGACTTCCACCAAAGACCAGGTGAAACAACGCAGCGCAGTTCTACAGGGAACACTGGATATGCTGATCCTCCGGACCCTGCTCTATGGCCCCGCCCATGGGCACCAGATCGGAAAGCACATCCAGCGAACAACTAACGACTTCCTGCAGATGCAGCATGGTTCGCTCTATCCGGCTCTGCACCGCCTGGAGAAACGAGGCTGGGTCACTTCGAAATGGGAGACGGCTCCTGATCGCAACCGGGAGTTCAAGTACTACCGGTTGACCGAAAAAGGCAGGAAACAGCTCCTGGTCGAAGAATCGCAGTGGAAGCAGATGATGGAAGCCGTTGCCCGCGTGATGTGGCCCACCGGCGAGGAGAGCTGA
- a CDS encoding rod shape-determining protein: MWNLRRLFSHFSSDLAIDLGTSNTLVYVRGEGIVVNEPSIVAIDKNTGEVEAVGREAKEMLGRTPEHIVAIRPLKEGVIADFKVTEKMLNYFIRQAHNRRMSLHTRIVIGVPAEITQVERRAVMDAAYRAKTSEVYLVDQAMVAAIGAGLPVSEPTGSMIVDIGGGTTDIAVTSLSGIVYARSWRMAGNQMDEVIMAYVKRKYNLLIGELTAERIKIEIGSAFPLEKSLTIEIKGRHLIEGVPQTIILNDSEVREALSEWVSMLMDAIRVGLERIPPEISADISDRGIVLTGGGALLKGLDRRIREETGLPVSIADDPLCCVVLGTGKILDDFKLLRKLSIGSVTAGVEY; this comes from the coding sequence GTGTGGAACCTAAGGCGGCTCTTTAGCCATTTCTCAAGCGACTTGGCCATCGATCTGGGAACCTCCAACACACTCGTTTATGTTCGTGGCGAGGGTATCGTGGTGAACGAGCCGTCTATCGTAGCCATTGATAAGAACACCGGTGAGGTGGAAGCGGTGGGAAGAGAGGCCAAGGAAATGCTGGGCCGTACACCGGAGCACATCGTTGCAATTCGGCCGTTGAAAGAGGGGGTCATCGCCGATTTCAAAGTGACCGAGAAGATGTTGAATTACTTTATCCGGCAAGCGCACAATCGCCGAATGTCGCTACATACACGCATTGTGATTGGTGTACCCGCGGAGATCACGCAGGTGGAACGACGCGCGGTCATGGACGCAGCTTACCGTGCGAAAACCAGCGAGGTCTATCTGGTGGACCAGGCCATGGTGGCTGCGATTGGTGCGGGACTTCCCGTCAGTGAACCCACAGGAAGCATGATTGTCGATATTGGGGGAGGCACCACGGATATTGCAGTGACCTCTCTGAGTGGCATCGTCTACGCCCGTTCCTGGCGTATGGCAGGAAACCAAATGGACGAAGTCATCATGGCTTACGTGAAGCGAAAATATAACTTGCTGATTGGCGAACTCACCGCCGAGCGGATCAAGATTGAAATAGGGAGTGCGTTCCCACTCGAGAAGTCGCTGACGATTGAAATCAAGGGCCGTCACCTGATTGAAGGGGTACCCCAGACCATCATTCTGAATGACAGCGAAGTCCGCGAGGCATTGAGTGAATGGGTATCGATGCTCATGGACGCCATTCGTGTGGGGCTAGAGCGCATACCGCCCGAGATCTCAGCTGACATCAGCGACCGAGGCATCGTGCTCACCGGCGGTGGCGCGCTCTTGAAGGGGCTGGATAGGCGCATCCGCGAAGAAACGGGACTTCCTGTCTCGATTGCCGATGACCCGCTGTGCTGCGTCGTTCTGGGGACTGGCAAGATTCTTGACGATTTCAAACTGCTACGGAAGTTATCCATTGGGTCCGTGACGGCCGGAGTCGAGTACTAG
- a CDS encoding M20/M25/M40 family metallo-hydrolase: protein MHFVRSVVRWGVPVAALSVFALPSVAADKKPVAAPAAATAKAWEAEQPTVEKIDLDAYMRIREEGMQHGRVMQFASALVDGIGPRLTGSPNMAKANEWTKETLTKIGLENAHLEDWGEFGMGWQQINSWARMISPDPEPLWIQAAPWSPATKGPVSCDAVLVDIQETKDIEKYRGKLAGKIVLFGAPRAVPDLDKPLFRRYTDEELKEMESYPAPRAGGPAFNPAALAERARVRAEALKMMTDEGVVAIITPSRDGNLGGGTGIIFDDNGANLVRGAQTAANAVKIPNGVMTIENYGRLSRLLAANVPVELEVNIEAKFTGDHEHGFNTVAEIPGTDAKLKDQVVMVGGHLDSWISATGATDNAAGSVVAMEAVRILKAIGYKPKRTIRIALWTGEEQGLCGSRGYVRTHFGGPDSPAPACGAGGGGPQSRTEQQPAIKTTKEWETLDGYFNVDNGTGKLRGVYTQENYAIGSVFAQWIAPLKDLGISTISYRNTGGTDHLSFDGVGLPGFQFIQDPMDYDTRTHHSNMDTYERLHQADLEQAAIIEAIFLYNTSEREAMLPRKGFPHPELNKQKDAPIPGLFPNAVEKK, encoded by the coding sequence ATGCATTTTGTACGTTCTGTTGTGCGCTGGGGCGTGCCTGTGGCCGCTCTCAGCGTTTTTGCGCTGCCGTCTGTCGCGGCGGACAAGAAGCCCGTGGCGGCGCCTGCCGCCGCCACCGCGAAAGCCTGGGAGGCGGAGCAGCCCACCGTTGAGAAGATCGATCTCGATGCCTACATGCGTATCCGCGAGGAGGGTATGCAGCACGGGCGTGTGATGCAGTTCGCATCGGCTCTGGTGGACGGCATTGGCCCCCGCCTGACCGGTTCGCCCAACATGGCCAAGGCCAATGAGTGGACCAAGGAGACCCTTACCAAGATCGGCCTGGAAAATGCGCACCTGGAAGACTGGGGCGAGTTCGGCATGGGCTGGCAGCAGATCAATAGCTGGGCGCGAATGATCTCACCCGATCCCGAGCCGCTCTGGATCCAGGCCGCTCCCTGGTCGCCGGCAACCAAGGGCCCGGTGAGCTGTGACGCCGTCCTGGTCGATATTCAGGAAACAAAGGACATCGAGAAGTACAGGGGTAAGCTGGCCGGCAAGATCGTGCTCTTCGGAGCTCCGCGAGCCGTGCCTGACCTGGATAAGCCCCTCTTCCGCCGCTACACCGACGAAGAGCTGAAGGAGATGGAGAGCTATCCGGCGCCCCGTGCAGGCGGTCCGGCGTTCAATCCCGCTGCGCTGGCTGAGCGCGCCCGCGTGCGCGCCGAAGCGCTGAAGATGATGACGGACGAGGGTGTCGTTGCGATTATTACGCCCAGCCGTGATGGAAACCTGGGCGGCGGCACCGGCATCATCTTTGACGACAACGGAGCCAACCTGGTGCGTGGGGCCCAGACGGCGGCCAACGCCGTGAAGATTCCCAATGGCGTAATGACCATTGAGAACTATGGCCGTTTGTCGCGTCTGCTGGCGGCGAATGTGCCCGTCGAGCTCGAGGTGAATATCGAGGCAAAGTTCACCGGCGATCACGAACACGGCTTCAACACGGTCGCCGAGATTCCCGGTACCGATGCGAAGCTGAAGGATCAGGTCGTCATGGTGGGCGGACACCTGGATAGCTGGATAAGCGCTACCGGCGCGACGGATAACGCTGCCGGATCGGTTGTCGCCATGGAGGCTGTCCGTATCCTGAAGGCGATCGGCTACAAGCCGAAGCGCACTATCCGGATCGCTCTGTGGACGGGTGAGGAGCAGGGTCTGTGCGGCTCGCGCGGCTATGTGCGCACGCACTTCGGCGGACCGGATAGTCCTGCACCGGCCTGCGGCGCGGGTGGCGGAGGACCCCAGTCGCGTACGGAGCAACAGCCTGCGATCAAGACCACCAAGGAGTGGGAGACGCTGGACGGCTACTTCAACGTCGATAATGGCACGGGCAAACTGCGCGGCGTCTACACGCAGGAAAACTATGCCATCGGCAGCGTCTTTGCGCAGTGGATCGCTCCGCTGAAGGACCTGGGCATCTCGACCATCAGCTACCGCAACACGGGCGGAACAGATCATCTGTCATTCGATGGCGTGGGCCTGCCGGGCTTCCAGTTCATCCAGGACCCGATGGACTACGACACCCGCACGCACCACTCCAACATGGACACCTACGAGCGGCTGCATCAGGCTGATCTGGAACAGGCTGCGATCATTGAGGCGATCTTCCTCTATAACACCAGCGAGCGCGAGGCGATGCTGCCGCGTAAGGGCTTCCCGCATCCGGAGCTGAATAAGCAGAAGGATGCGCCGATTCCGGGGCTCTTCCCGAACGCCGTTGAGAAGAAGTAG